Genomic window (Sediminispirochaeta smaragdinae DSM 11293):
TGGGCATGAATTGCCTTCAGCATTGTGGCAACCTCTTTCACTTTGCCATGGGGAACAAAGCTGAACACATTCCGGTAGAAGTGGACGACACAGCGTTGCCAGCGTGCCTGGGGATAAAACTCCGGAATCGATTCGACTAACCCCAAAGATTTGTCGGAGATGAACATATCGACAGTCGCAAGGCCGCGTTCTTTGAGATACCTCAAGAAGCGTTGCCAGCTGTCCTTATCTTCCTTAGTGCCCTCTGCAACCCCGATAATATCCCGAAATCCATCCTGATTGACACCAATGGCAACCAGAACCGACACATTTCTCACTTCACCGGCCCAGGATCGCTTCATCCAGATCCCGTCCAGATACACATAGGCGTAATGGCTCTCAAGCGGCAGATTCCGCCACTTCTCGATTTCTTCGTAGATTTTCTTGTTGAGATTACTGATCGTTCCCGGTGACACCTTTGCTCCCCACAGGGCTTCTGTGATGTCTTCGACTCTCCGCACCGACACTCCTGCCAAGTACATTTCCACCATCGCTTCCTCTACGGAAATCTCCCGGCGTTTGTACCGTTCAATGATCGCCGTTTCGAAGGTTACCTTCTTCAACTTGGGCATCTGAATGGTTACTTCACCAGCCTTGGTCAACAGCTTTCGGTTATAATGGCCGGCTCGATACCCCTTCCGATCTGTGTTTCTCTCATGCTTCTGGGCATTGACTAATTGCTCGGCTTCAGCTTCCAGCATGGCATTCAACGTCTCTTCGACAGTTTCCCGTACAAATTCCCCCAAATGGGCTTTAACTTCTTCCTCATTTATCTCGATAATCTTACTGTTCATATAGTCCTCTTTCTGACTTGGTTTTGGTCGTACTTAATCAATCGTCAGATTGAGGACTTTCTTTTTATCGAAATTAGAATTTGCGCAAGATATTATACGTTATCCCGGTAGTTCACCACTCAGAAAGAGGAGTTCCAACCGACGAGGAGGTGGCACTTCTTTTCCCCTCAGATTTTGATTCATTCAGACGGCCGTAGAATAGAGAAGATAAGCTACCTGTCATTGGAAATAGAAAAGCCAAAGGAACTCGTTTCCCTATTGGAGTCCCTTGTGCCCTTGCTTTCTCTTCTGGTATGCGAACCTCAGAACTTCGAGCCTTGACTCACACCGCAACTCATCCAGAATTCGGAGGCCTTGTCGTTGCTCAGACTATCAACCGTGATACCGAGCCTGCACCACCTAAGGCAAATAGCGTTCGAGCCATACCTTTACCCCTACAATACACGAATGCGGACAATTCTTGCATCTGCTCACCTTGATCCATATTTTGATAATATACATGGTTTCCGATTGTCAACAACAGCTACCGACGCAATCTTGAGAGCATTCACTGGCCACAAGTCGCCCGATATGACAAACACCCGGAACGATAGCACAAATTGTGACAAAAGAATTATCAGATTGAAGCAGTTGTTCGACGTCTTTTACTTTATTTCCTTTTTCATACAAATGCTATTGCTATTCCCCTTGTATTCTCCATAATTCTCTATTCGCTTATACCCTATGCTTTCATATAGTTTTTGGGCAACTTGTTGTTTTATTCCGGTTTCAAGTATTAATGTGTCCACACCTTTTTCCACAGCACATTCTTCAAGTTCTTTTAGAATCCTTCTTGATAATCCTTTTCCCCGATAATTTTTATTAATATAAACACGTTTAATTTCAAAAACTTTTTCCTCATATCGCTTTAAACATCCACATCCAATTGGATTTCTATCATAATAAAGAACAACTACCAATGCACCATCACTCAAGACGTTCAACTTATCATATTCGTTCTGGATATTTGGATACATACTCCATAACTCATGATTTAATTCATTTATCAGCGTCAGATAATCAGCATCGTTTATATTTGTTCGCTTGATACTATATCCTTCAGCAATATCTTTTACGAGAATTGTATCGCATTCTGCTCCGCTTAGCCTAAATTGCCTAATTTCTTGATATTCACTTGAATTGTACCAATCGTTAAATTCTATTTCATTTTCAAACTTTATGATAACTGTTTTTGAATATTTATAACTTCCTTCAAGAATCCTTGGAGTATTGTCGACTGCTATATAAGTTCCTTTGTATTTTGAAAAAACTGCATCACATGCATCAAGATATTTTTGATATATTAGAGGATCAACAATTTTGATGTTAGCTATAAAATAAACAGCCATTATTTTTATTCCCCCTATAAAAGTTGAAAGTCAGACGTTATGTTTTTCAAACAGTATCATCTTTTGAGTTTTTGCTCTTTTTTATGAATTATACCATATACTTTTGTCGTTCAAAGTTTACTTTCTCAAGAAGACACTCCTCCATCCAATCCACAGAACAAACCATGGCAGTAGCCTCGTTTGCTTCAATTGGTGGTTATGTGGGGCTTTGCCGATTATTATTTACCTTGGCATGATTGGTGAAACGCTATGGCAAAACAGAAATCGTATTTTCAATTACGCCAGGATCAAATCGAATTCCATGTCCTGGAATTACGGCAACACAATCGAAATCCCGTAATCGTTCCACGGATGATTTCCATGTATCCATGTTTGCATCCGCTCTATTTCCAGTTCCATTGCCTACCCGCAACATGCATCCACCAAATAATATTTTTCGCTCTGGGAAATACACGACTATGTTATCAGGAGCATGTGTTTCCCCAGGGAAAAAAACTTCAATTGGTTCATCTCCCACAGTAAAATGATACCCTTCCGTTAATTGAAATATCTGCGATGGTCCTACATAGGGAATAGTTTCATGTCGTTTCAAGAATTTTTCATTTCCCGGGCCTTCCAGCCACCCCATTGTTAGCTGTCTAGTGGCTTCCCCACGTTCACGAAGTAATGATACAGTTTTATCGGAACCGATAATTGGTATATTTCTGTGTAAAAGCGCATCGTTTCCGCCAAGATTATCTACATGGTAACCTGTATTAATTTCAATGAATTGACGATTACCATATTGCTTATTTATCCAATCCAGTACGTTCTCGGTAGCCTCTGGAGTATATGGAGTGTCGACAAAGACCGCATATTTTTCTCCGATCAAAACAACTAACGAGTTCCCCCCCCATGGGAATTTATGCGTAATGACAAAAGCATTGGGAAGAATTTCGCGTACTTCGAGTTCGTCATTTAATCTGATAACAGGATATTCTGGTTGTGTTTGCGCAATCAACGACAAGTCAGTTAGAACAAAGAAAATAATTAACATAACATTACGGATTGGATTATAGTAATTCCTGAAAAGATTCATATTAGGTTCCTTGCTTTACAAAGGTTTTTATTACATACACGATTTGCACTTAGTATTCAAGACCTCATAACGCCCGGGTCAGGAGCGCCCTCGGTCCTGACCCGAAGGCGAAGGATTTGGCACGTGTTTTTGCGATCATCGCTTATCGCCTCTACCCTAACAAAATAGCAAAAACCGTGACAAAAAACGGCGTCTACTGCACCCGTTTGTTAAGGATACGCCTCTTTTGCTTTATCTGCATTATTTTTATTTAGTTCTTAAACCGGTTTTTAATATTAATTAGTCCTAAAATTTCACTTCCGCTGGAGCTTTTCTTAATTTCTTCAGGTTTCGCTACCATTGGGATATATATTCTTTAATTATATGCATCCTTTCTATCTTCAATATCAACGATAAAAACAATAACTTTATCATTATCTGTTTCATAAAACAGTCGGAATTTTCCAATTCGGTATCTATATAATCCAGTTAGTTCACCCTTTAATTTCTTTATATTAGCTCCAAAGTATGGATTCTTTCTAAGAAATGGATATACGTAATCGGTGATTTTCTTATACAAATTCTTATATTTAGTCTTACTGATTTTTTTCTGAAAATGTTCAGTTTCAGCTATTTTATATTTATCCAACGATTCTATACTTCCCTTCTTTTACTTCCTTTCTACCTTGTTGTAAGCTTTTAAGAAGGTTTTCATCATTCATGATTTCATCCATTTCATTATCACTCACAAAACTTTCTTCTGTAAGAAACGCGATTGTTGCATATTCAATGAAATTCGATATAGATCGTCTATGACCATCAGCGGCTGTTTTTATAAGATTATATGTATCATCATCAACACGCATTGTTATCGTTTTAGCCATGGTTGACTCCTTTATTCAAATTTATTCTTAAATATTCATTTTGTCAATAAAAACAGCTAATTCTATAAATTCTTATGTAATCCTGAGGTGTATTCCTTATAACATAATAGATTGCTCCGTTTGGGTAGAAAAGTGTTCATAGTTTTTTTCATTGTACATAATCCGCATATTGTCTGTTCTGGGGATACCAATGGACTCTATGCAGCAATGGCCTTATTGTCTATTTTGATTAACCGATAATCCGACAAAACACGATACCGTTCCGGCTGATCGCTCACTCAAAAACACATGCCAAATCCTTCACTTCGCTCAGGAACTATAAGAGAGATCCCCCGTTTATTTTTAGTGCCTCTTTCTATGAACCTCTTTGCCAAAACATCAATTTTACCATTTTCGACGTTATCGTATATTTCCTCCTCCCCTGTTTTCAACCATATCGTAATTTTTGCGTGCAGTTTTTACTGCGTCGCTATGAAGCTCGGCCCATTGTATCAATGCTTGTAAAGGTTCAGATATAGAACGACCAAGATCTGTCAAGCTATATTCCACGCTAGGTGGTTTCGTGGGAAATACTTCACGATTCACATAACCGCACCGCTGAAGATTTCGCAAAGTCTGAGTAAGCATCCGCTGGGATATATCTGGTATATGTCGCCGTAATTGTCCGAAACGATATGGCCGCTCGGCAAGCATGATTATTATAAGTGTGTTCCATTTTCCGCTGATATCGGCCAGAACGCTGCGAACAGGGCAGTCGAGTACTTTTTGTTGATCATCATTTTGCATGCAAATTCCCCCTATCTCTTCTGTGACATTATATGAAACAATATGAATTCTCGCTCCGTAGATTACTTTAAAGTAACTACCAGCCCAAAAACTGCCTTCTTGACGACCTATATCGGTTTTCTTTTATTATATATGTACTCTCTGTTTGAGAGCAACTCTAATTTATAGAGTTACTTAAAACATATTATTTAGAAGGATTCTTTGTATGAAAGCAGTAAGGTTTAGTGAATTTGGTGGTCCTGAAGTCCTGCAGCTGGTCGAAGCTGACGAACCACACGCAGGGGCAGGCCAGGTACGAATCGCGGTTCATGCCGCGGGAATCAACCCGGCAGACTGGAAAATTCGTGCCGGATATCTCAAGGAGCACATGCCCATTCCATTTCCATCGGGAACCGGATTCGAGGCATCAGGTGTCGTTGACGAAATCGGAGAAGGTGTTACTGGTATATCTGTCGGCGATGCTGTTTTCGGCTTCGGCATTAATACGGTCGCGCAGTACGCAGTACTCACAAGCTGGTCAAGAAAACCAAAAGAGCTCTCCTTTGAGGAAGCTGCCGGTTATCCAACGGCGGTTGAAACGGCAACGCGCGTCTTGGGATCAGTTAATTTGAAATCCGGAGACACCATTTTGGTGGATGGTGCAGCAGGCGGCGTAGGTACTGCCATGATTCAGCTCGCACGCCATCGGGGCTTTCACGTGATCGGAACATCGAGTGAGCCCAAACATGAATATCTGCGGTCTTTTGGGGCGCTTCCCACTACATATGGTTCAGGACTTGCCGACCGCGTCAAAAAACTTGCACCGAACGGAGTAAATGCAGCATTTGATTTTGCGGGAGCGGGAAGCATCCCTGAATTGGTTGATATAGTCGGCGATCCTTCCCGTGTGGTAACGATTGCGGATATGGCGGCCGTACAAAAATACGGGGTATTAGGAGCCTTTACGGGTAATCAAAAGAACCCTGAACTTGTTTTTCAGGAAGCCGCAACGCTGCATTCCGCGGGCGCTTTTAGAATGCCTATTGATGAAGTTTTTCCTTTTGAAAGAATTGCAGACGCGCATAGAAAAAGTGAATCGGGAAGAGTGAAGGGAAAACTGGTAGTCAAAATTTCTTAATGAATAGATTTCATAGCTGTCCATAATAAACCCTTCTGTGGATTATTTTGGACGGTTATAAATCTTAAAAAAAACGATCGGGAACAAAGACTCGGAGAAAGATCTGCCGGGTGGTCGGGGGCATCAATCCTTAGATTCTTCGCAGAAAGCCTCCAGGGTAACGGGAAAAAGCGGAAAGCGTGGAGTATCCGCCTCGACGGCCTCTTTCGGCACTCCTAGCTCCCTGGCAATGATGGAGGCGACAAGAGGCCCGCAGGTTCTTCCCTGGCAAAGCCCCATACCGGCCCGACAGAAGCGTTTTACCT
Coding sequences:
- a CDS encoding IS256 family transposase; this encodes MNSKIIEINEEEVKAHLGEFVRETVEETLNAMLEAEAEQLVNAQKHERNTDRKGYRAGHYNRKLLTKAGEVTIQMPKLKKVTFETAIIERYKRREISVEEAMVEMYLAGVSVRRVEDITEALWGAKVSPGTISNLNKKIYEEIEKWRNLPLESHYAYVYLDGIWMKRSWAGEVRNVSVLVAIGVNQDGFRDIIGVAEGTKEDKDSWQRFLRYLKERGLATVDMFISDKSLGLVESIPEFYPQARWQRCVVHFYRNVFSFVPHGKVKEVATMLKAIHAQENKEEAIRKKDLIAQKLMDMKLHKAAALVREGSLETFSYYHFPVEHWKRIRTNNGLERIMREIRRRTRVIGSFPDGESALMLVAARLRHISGSSWSERKYLNMDLLIDYDREDQVL
- a CDS encoding GNAT family N-acetyltransferase; its protein translation is MAVYFIANIKIVDPLIYQKYLDACDAVFSKYKGTYIAVDNTPRILEGSYKYSKTVIIKFENEIEFNDWYNSSEYQEIRQFRLSGAECDTILVKDIAEGYSIKRTNINDADYLTLINELNHELWSMYPNIQNEYDKLNVLSDGALVVVLYYDRNPIGCGCLKRYEEKVFEIKRVYINKNYRGKGLSRRILKELEECAVEKGVDTLILETGIKQQVAQKLYESIGYKRIENYGEYKGNSNSICMKKEIK
- a CDS encoding subclass B1 metallo-beta-lactamase SPS-1, yielding MNLFRNYYNPIRNVMLIIFFVLTDLSLIAQTQPEYPVIRLNDELEVREILPNAFVITHKFPWGGNSLVVLIGEKYAVFVDTPYTPEATENVLDWINKQYGNRQFIEINTGYHVDNLGGNDALLHRNIPIIGSDKTVSLLRERGEATRQLTMGWLEGPGNEKFLKRHETIPYVGPSQIFQLTEGYHFTVGDEPIEVFFPGETHAPDNIVVYFPERKILFGGCMLRVGNGTGNRADANMDTWKSSVERLRDFDCVAVIPGHGIRFDPGVIENTISVLP
- a CDS encoding type II toxin-antitoxin system RelE family toxin; amino-acid sequence: MDKYKIAETEHFQKKISKTKYKNLYKKITDYVYPFLRKNPYFGANIKKLKGELTGLYRYRIGKFRLFYETDNDKVIVFIVDIEDRKDAYN
- a CDS encoding winged helix-turn-helix transcriptional regulator — encoded protein: MQNDDQQKVLDCPVRSVLADISGKWNTLIIIMLAERPYRFGQLRRHIPDISQRMLTQTLRNLQRCGYVNREVFPTKPPSVEYSLTDLGRSISEPLQALIQWAELHSDAVKTARKNYDMVENRGGGNIR
- a CDS encoding NADP-dependent oxidoreductase, whose product is MKAVRFSEFGGPEVLQLVEADEPHAGAGQVRIAVHAAGINPADWKIRAGYLKEHMPIPFPSGTGFEASGVVDEIGEGVTGISVGDAVFGFGINTVAQYAVLTSWSRKPKELSFEEAAGYPTAVETATRVLGSVNLKSGDTILVDGAAGGVGTAMIQLARHRGFHVIGTSSEPKHEYLRSFGALPTTYGSGLADRVKKLAPNGVNAAFDFAGAGSIPELVDIVGDPSRVVTIADMAAVQKYGVLGAFTGNQKNPELVFQEAATLHSAGAFRMPIDEVFPFERIADAHRKSESGRVKGKLVVKIS
- a CDS encoding (2Fe-2S)-binding protein: MRSRIICRCEEISEEEIIQAVRAGCRSVAEVKRFCRAGMGLCQGRTCGPLVASIIARELGVPKEAVEADTPRFPLFPVTLEAFCEESKD